A part of Deinococcus aerolatus genomic DNA contains:
- a CDS encoding phosphotransferase family protein — protein MASPCILLTPEALGAMLGFPVRQVSEVQTFEGHADRIVRLRLGGALPPGRPETLIAKVYGPEWYAAGLPELRFYRELLPATPGLPVPALLGACDDAAARRCVLLLEDLSGAYQPVSFPPAAAVLEQVVDALADFHAAWWNAPALQAPAWGHPDLDVTRMPQVLDAAALAVHAQAARQATASFLKRPGLTGRERRLLERVAARWPAAFRTRVELGQHTLIHGDLHLMGNVFHAADGLEVRLIDWATIKRGLGPHDLMFMLIPADAPDRLQRDTALVGRYHAGLQRAGISTYSLAQCLLDYRLSLMTNLLQATLQGSLRWFRRTAALVEVWHSAALLED, from the coding sequence ATGGCCTCGCCCTGCATCCTGCTGACGCCGGAAGCCCTGGGGGCGATGCTGGGTTTTCCGGTTCGGCAGGTGAGCGAGGTGCAAACCTTTGAGGGGCATGCTGACCGGATCGTGCGTCTTCGTCTGGGTGGCGCCCTGCCCCCCGGCCGTCCGGAAACCCTGATCGCCAAGGTGTACGGCCCCGAGTGGTACGCCGCCGGTCTGCCGGAACTACGCTTTTACCGCGAACTGCTGCCCGCAACCCCTGGACTCCCGGTGCCGGCGCTGCTGGGCGCCTGCGACGACGCCGCGGCCCGGCGGTGCGTGCTGCTGCTCGAAGACCTGAGCGGGGCGTATCAGCCGGTGTCCTTTCCCCCGGCTGCGGCCGTGCTGGAACAGGTGGTCGACGCCCTGGCCGACTTTCACGCCGCCTGGTGGAACGCGCCGGCCCTGCAGGCCCCGGCGTGGGGGCACCCCGATCTGGACGTGACGCGGATGCCGCAGGTGCTGGACGCGGCGGCTCTGGCAGTCCATGCACAGGCCGCGAGGCAGGCCACCGCCTCCTTTCTGAAGCGGCCCGGGCTGACGGGCCGCGAAAGGAGGCTGCTGGAGCGCGTGGCCGCCCGCTGGCCCGCCGCGTTCAGAACGCGGGTGGAACTGGGCCAGCACACGCTGATTCACGGTGACCTGCACCTGATGGGCAATGTTTTTCATGCGGCCGACGGTCTGGAGGTCCGCCTCATCGACTGGGCGACGATCAAACGCGGTCTGGGGCCACATGACCTGATGTTCATGCTGATTCCGGCGGACGCGCCTGATCGGCTGCAGCGCGACACGGCGCTGGTTGGGCGCTACCACGCGGGGTTGCAGAGAGCGGGTATCTCCACCTACTCCCTGGCGCAGTGTCTCCTTGACTACCGCCTGAGCCTGATGACCAACCTTCTTCAGGCGACGTTGCAAGGCAGCCTGCGCTGGTTTCGCAGGACTGCGGCGCTGGTGGAGGTGTGGCACAGCGCCGCCCTGCTGGAAGACTGA
- a CDS encoding CoA-binding protein, whose product MTLVQSKPDVIRVLTENKVIAVVGFHHDSAKPAFYVPEYMYRQGYTIIPVNPALAARGESYFGHKAVATLAEITVPVDIVDIFRRSDRVPDHLSDILAMNPLPKVVWLQLGIRNDDVARQLSARGIDVVQDRCLLADHRALL is encoded by the coding sequence TTGACCCTCGTGCAATCCAAGCCGGACGTGATTCGCGTCCTGACCGAAAACAAGGTGATCGCCGTGGTGGGCTTCCACCACGACAGCGCCAAGCCCGCCTTTTACGTGCCCGAGTACATGTACCGGCAGGGCTACACCATCATCCCGGTCAATCCGGCGCTGGCCGCACGCGGCGAGAGCTATTTCGGCCACAAGGCAGTGGCGACCCTGGCCGAGATCACCGTTCCGGTGGACATTGTGGACATCTTCCGCCGCAGTGACCGGGTGCCGGACCACCTGAGCGACATTCTGGCCATGAACCCGCTGCCGAAGGTGGTGTGGTTGCAACTGGGCATCCGCAATGACGACGTGGCCCGGCAGCTCAGCGCACGCGGCATCGACGTGGTGCAGGACCGCTGCCTGCTGGCCGATCACCGGGCGCTGCTGTAG
- a CDS encoding bifunctional nicotinamide-nucleotide adenylyltransferase/Nudix hydroxylase yields the protein MSSSSEFPPTAPAPPSPTRRRRTFGVYIGRFEPPHAAHLLVMLEALESVQKLIVVIGSARAARNPKNPFTADERQEVITAMLLEVGIARPRLLFVHVRDYYYNEALWLSEVQRGVQQFTHGSTDVALIGHVKDESSYYLRSFPAWEFIPSHVVSPLSATDVRRAYFEGRLDEVSGMVPPAVHAFLERFHATPEYAELRAEYDHLREYRAAWADAPFAPVFVTADAVVTRSGHVLLVRRGGMPGRGRLAMPGGFVQQTETVLECAVRETHAETGLGVGVDLRAALRGSAVFDYPERSLRGRTVTHAFRFDLGIGQLPLLQGGSDAAEALWMPLGEAMARPELFFEDHHAIIEHFLMRG from the coding sequence ATGTCATCCTCCAGCGAATTTCCACCCACCGCTCCGGCGCCGCCCTCCCCCACACGGCGCAGGCGCACCTTCGGGGTGTACATCGGGCGCTTCGAGCCGCCGCATGCCGCGCACCTGCTGGTGATGCTGGAAGCCCTGGAGAGCGTGCAGAAGCTGATCGTGGTGATCGGCTCGGCCCGGGCGGCGCGCAATCCCAAGAACCCCTTTACCGCCGATGAGCGCCAGGAGGTCATCACGGCCATGCTGCTGGAGGTCGGGATTGCCCGCCCCCGGCTGCTGTTCGTGCATGTCCGCGACTACTACTACAACGAGGCGTTGTGGCTCTCGGAGGTGCAGCGCGGAGTGCAGCAGTTTACGCACGGCAGCACCGACGTGGCGCTGATCGGTCATGTCAAGGACGAGAGCAGCTATTACCTGCGCTCGTTTCCGGCCTGGGAGTTCATTCCCTCGCACGTGGTCAGCCCGCTGAGCGCCACCGACGTGCGCCGGGCATACTTTGAGGGCCGCCTGGACGAGGTGAGCGGCATGGTGCCGCCCGCCGTCCACGCCTTTTTAGAGCGCTTTCACGCCACGCCGGAATACGCGGAACTGCGCGCCGAGTACGACCACCTGCGCGAGTACCGTGCGGCCTGGGCCGACGCGCCCTTTGCCCCGGTGTTCGTGACCGCCGACGCGGTGGTGACGCGCAGCGGGCACGTGCTGCTGGTGCGGCGCGGGGGAATGCCGGGCCGGGGCCGCCTCGCCATGCCCGGCGGCTTCGTGCAGCAGACAGAGACGGTTCTGGAGTGCGCCGTGCGCGAGACCCACGCAGAAACCGGCCTGGGCGTGGGCGTCGATCTGCGCGCCGCCCTGCGCGGCAGCGCCGTGTTCGACTACCCCGAACGCAGCCTGCGCGGGCGCACCGTGACCCACGCCTTCCGTTTTGACCTGGGCATCGGCCAGCTGCCGCTTTTGCAGGGCGGCAGCGACGCCGCCGAGGCGCTGTGGATGCCGCTGGGCGAGGCGATGGCCCGCCCTGAGCTGTTCTTTGAGGACCACCACGCGATCATCGAGCACTTCCTGATGCGCGGCTGA
- a CDS encoding YbjN domain-containing protein: protein MNKKMMLSGVLLLSLSGLSGVALAGGAGAPVTATSAQVQPATPAAIAAALREAGYKVTINPIDPDSDPSLSVDTGGHKVDVWLSGCQKNVCSRVTASSYWDYSEDEASLDTELTNDWNGNYYTQAYIYEGAYYLDSTMPIRGGYTKAALKAWMVDYLEDVAAFEEELP, encoded by the coding sequence ATGAACAAAAAAATGATGCTGTCCGGTGTCCTGCTGCTGTCACTTTCTGGCCTCTCGGGCGTGGCCCTCGCGGGCGGGGCGGGCGCACCCGTCACCGCCACCAGCGCCCAGGTGCAGCCGGCCACGCCCGCCGCCATTGCTGCCGCGCTGCGCGAGGCCGGCTACAAGGTCACCATCAACCCTATAGACCCCGACAGTGACCCCAGCCTGAGCGTGGACACCGGCGGCCATAAGGTCGACGTGTGGCTCAGCGGCTGCCAGAAAAATGTCTGCTCGCGGGTCACGGCCAGCTCATACTGGGATTACAGCGAGGACGAGGCCAGCCTGGACACCGAGCTGACCAACGACTGGAACGGCAACTACTACACCCAGGCCTACATCTACGAGGGCGCGTACTATCTCGACAGCACCATGCCGATTCGCGGCGGCTACACCAAGGCTGCGCTGAAGGCCTGGATGGTCGACTACCTGGAAGACGTGGCGGCGTTCGAGGAAGAGCTGCCCTGA
- the hemL gene encoding glutamate-1-semialdehyde 2,1-aminomutase: MTQTTSLTAQSEALFARARRVTPGGVNSPVRAFKSVGGTPRFIREAHGAYLTDADGTRYIDYIGSWGPMILGHDHPAVREAVSDALQLGTSFGAPGEREVELAELVTRLTGAGKVRFTSSGTEATMSALRLARGFTGRKLIVKFRGNYHGHADGLLVEAGSGLMTNLDGALGTSAPSSAGVPEEYAALTLVSEYNDPAALDTLMAERGAEVAAVIFEPVVGNAGVLVPTPEFLAALHRVQDAGALLVADEVMTGFRLSINGATGLLGLRPDLTCWGKIIGGGLPVGAYGGRADVMDFVSPQGPVYQAGTLSGNPLAMAAGLATLRTLEADPGIYARLDAYTSRLADGLKALAQEAGVPVSVNQIGSMLTPFFQDAPHGSLRSYADAARSDTRAFGTWFQGLLARGVYWAPSQFESIFVSASHTDTELAATLEAVRAAFTDLNASTLAAPEGVST; the protein is encoded by the coding sequence ATGACCCAGACGACCTCTCTAACCGCGCAGTCCGAGGCCCTGTTTGCCCGCGCCCGCCGCGTGACGCCGGGCGGCGTGAACAGCCCGGTGCGGGCCTTTAAAAGCGTGGGCGGCACCCCGCGCTTTATCCGCGAGGCCCACGGCGCGTACCTGACCGACGCCGACGGCACGCGCTACATCGACTACATCGGCTCGTGGGGGCCCATGATCCTGGGCCATGACCACCCGGCGGTGCGCGAGGCGGTCTCGGACGCGCTGCAGTTGGGCACCAGCTTTGGCGCCCCCGGCGAGCGCGAGGTCGAGCTGGCCGAACTGGTCACGCGCCTGACCGGCGCAGGCAAGGTGCGCTTTACCAGCAGCGGCACCGAGGCCACCATGAGCGCGTTGCGGCTGGCCCGCGGCTTTACCGGCAGAAAGCTGATTGTTAAATTCCGGGGCAATTACCACGGCCACGCCGACGGCCTGCTGGTCGAGGCGGGCAGCGGCCTGATGACCAATCTGGACGGTGCGCTGGGCACGTCGGCCCCCAGCAGCGCGGGCGTGCCGGAGGAGTACGCCGCCCTGACGCTGGTCAGTGAGTACAACGACCCGGCGGCGCTGGACACCCTGATGGCCGAGCGCGGCGCTGAGGTGGCCGCCGTGATCTTCGAGCCGGTGGTGGGCAACGCCGGGGTGCTGGTGCCCACGCCCGAGTTCCTGGCCGCCCTGCACCGCGTTCAGGACGCTGGCGCCCTGCTGGTCGCCGACGAGGTGATGACCGGTTTCCGCCTGTCCATCAACGGCGCGACGGGCCTGCTGGGATTAAGGCCGGACCTGACCTGCTGGGGCAAGATCATCGGCGGGGGGCTGCCGGTGGGCGCCTACGGCGGGCGGGCTGACGTGATGGACTTCGTCTCGCCGCAGGGGCCGGTGTACCAGGCGGGAACCCTCAGCGGCAACCCGCTGGCGATGGCCGCAGGACTGGCGACGCTGCGGACGCTGGAGGCCGATCCAGGCATCTACGCACGGCTGGACGCCTACACCTCGCGGCTGGCCGACGGCCTGAAGGCGCTGGCGCAGGAAGCCGGCGTGCCCGTCAGCGTCAACCAGATCGGCTCGATGCTCACGCCGTTTTTTCAGGACGCCCCGCACGGCTCGCTTCGCAGCTACGCGGACGCCGCCCGCAGCGACACGCGGGCCTTCGGCACGTGGTTCCAGGGGCTGCTGGCGCGGGGCGTGTACTGGGCGCCCTCGCAGTTCGAGAGTATTTTTGTCAGTGCCTCACATACAGATACCGAGCTGGCTGCCACACTGGAAGCAGTCCGCGCCGCCTTCACCGATCTGAACGCCAGCACTCTCGCTGCCCCCGAAGGAGTTTCGACTTGA
- a CDS encoding MBL fold metallo-hydrolase, with the protein MTAPPSPDSSAVLTPIVGSLHALQVPIPYPMKTVTVLIDRPDDGPVTMIDTALDTPEAQAAISAGLHELGLDWKDIERAIITHHHPDHYGLAGVVEERSGAQIQMLDVEIGRGERYWHLWEEWLPGHLKHMRDHGLPQESLEGMGADNRRGRDRVQPAQHVMPLREGQTVTLAGRDWEVLWLPGHADGHLGLWNAGDSLLIAGDAILPRISPNVGLYAYTRPDPLGDYLQTLGKLEALNPAQAVVGHHGPVMTGVQARARELRGHHHERLDFIKAEAGRQPRSAYDLSLAMFNRELNVSGRRFALAETLAHAEHLRLLGQLYRTWEEQDGVWIYHA; encoded by the coding sequence ATGACCGCCCCCCCTTCCCCCGACTCCAGCGCCGTGCTGACGCCTATCGTGGGATCACTGCACGCCCTGCAGGTGCCGATTCCCTACCCCATGAAGACCGTGACCGTGCTGATCGACAGGCCCGACGACGGTCCGGTGACCATGATCGACACCGCGCTGGACACCCCCGAGGCGCAGGCGGCCATCTCGGCGGGCCTGCATGAACTGGGGCTGGACTGGAAGGATATTGAGCGGGCCATCATCACCCACCACCACCCGGACCACTACGGGCTGGCCGGGGTGGTGGAGGAACGCAGCGGCGCGCAGATTCAGATGCTGGACGTGGAGATCGGGCGCGGCGAACGCTACTGGCACCTGTGGGAGGAATGGCTGCCCGGCCACCTCAAACACATGCGCGATCACGGGCTGCCGCAGGAGTCGCTGGAGGGCATGGGCGCGGACAACCGCCGGGGCCGCGACCGGGTGCAGCCGGCCCAGCACGTCATGCCGCTGCGCGAGGGCCAGACCGTGACGCTGGCCGGGCGCGACTGGGAGGTGCTGTGGCTGCCCGGCCACGCCGACGGCCACCTGGGCCTGTGGAATGCCGGGGACAGCCTGCTGATCGCCGGGGATGCCATCCTGCCGCGCATCAGCCCCAACGTTGGCCTGTACGCCTACACCCGTCCCGATCCGCTGGGCGATTACCTGCAGACGCTGGGCAAGCTGGAGGCCCTGAATCCCGCGCAGGCCGTCGTGGGCCACCACGGCCCGGTGATGACCGGGGTGCAGGCCCGCGCCCGCGAACTGAGGGGCCACCACCACGAGCGCCTGGATTTCATCAAGGCCGAGGCGGGCCGGCAGCCGCGCAGCGCCTATGACCTGTCGCTGGCGATGTTCAACCGCGAGCTGAACGTCAGCGGACGCCGCTTTGCCCTGGCCGAGACGCTGGCCCACGCCGAACACCTGCGCCTGCTGGGCCAGCTGTACCGCACCTGGGAGGAGCAGGACGGGGTGTGGATCTACCATGCGTGA